The Halomonas elongata DSM 2581 DNA segment GCCGATGAGACGGTTCTTGCGGCTCCTGAGATGACTGGCAAAGGCATTCGGCACATAGCCCAGTTCCCGGGCCGCGGCCAGAATCTTCTCCCGCGTCTCCGGCTTGACCTTATCGGGGTCCTGGAAGGCACGCGACACCGTCATGTTGGTCATGCCCACATGTCTGGCGATGTCGTTGATAGTGACCTTGCTGCGTCTTGCCATGTTGCTTACCCGGCTCCGGTCTTCGACGCCGCTCAGCGAAAACGCCGCTGAGCCAGCAGGTGTCGCACCAGAGGAGCCAGGATCAGCTCCATGGCCAGCGACAGGCGCGACCCGGGCACCACCAGGGTGTGGGGGCGGCTCATGAAGGAGTCCTGGATCATCGCCAACAGATACGGGAAGTCCACCGTGGCGGGGTCGCGGAAGCGGATCACCACGAAGGACTCGGCATCCGTGGGGATGTCCTGCACCTCGAAGGGGTTGGAGGTATCCACCGTGGGCACGCGCTGGAAATTGATATGGGTCCGCGAGAACTGGGGCAGGATGTAACGCACATAGTCGTCCATGCGACCCAGAATGGTGTCGATCACCGCTTCCTGGGTGTAACCCCGCGCCTGGATGTCGCGATCGATCTTCTGGATCCACTCCAGGTTCATGGTCGGCGCCACGCCCACCAGCAGGTCGACATGCCGGGCGATGTCATGCTCGGCAGTGACCAGGCCACCGTGCAGCCCTTCGTAGAACAGCAGGTCAGTGCCCGAGGGCAGTGACTGCCATTCGGTGAAGGTGCCGACCTGATAGCCGGCCTCGATCATCGACTTGTCCTCGGCATGGATGTAATGCCGATAGGTGCCGACGCCGTTTTCGCCATACTCCAGGAACAGTTCCTCGAGCTTGTCGAGCAGATTGGCTTCCACCGCGAAATGCGAGAGTTCGTCCTTGCGCTCGGGCTCCTCGCGGAACATGCGCGCCAGTTCCTGGCGGGTATAGCGATGAAAGGCATCGCCGTCGACGAAGGCCGCATGCACGTCCTCGCGGGCGAACATGCGCTCGAAGGTGCGTTTCACGGTGGTCGTACCCGCCCCGGACGAGCCGGTGACGGCGATGATCGGATACTCCCGGGACATCAGTCATTCCCCATCAGACGGTCTGCCAGGGTAGCGGGTACCGGCGCTGGGCGTCCCGTATCGGGATCAATCAGCATCAGGTTAAGACGCGCGGTTGCCACGCTGCGGGCATCCGACTCACGGCGCAGGCGATGATAGACCGCGATAGCCTTGCGCGATGGGGCCGGAATGGCGGTATCGACCACCAGGGAATCCGGCCAGCGTGACTCGGTCTGATACTGCACCGCCAGATCCGCCACCACGCAGAGATAGCCCTCCATGTCACCCTCGGAAAGCCCCAGACTGGCCAGGGCTTGAACGCGCGCCTCGTGCATCAACGACACCGCAGCGTCATGACCGAGGTGACGTCCGTAATTCATGTCGGTGATACGCACCGACATGGGATGGCGATGGCGAATGTCCGCTTCGGGAAATTCGAGCCTGACGCGCTCCATGTTGCGGCCTCCTGGATGTTCTCGCGAACGGAATGTCACGCGTGACGCAAAATCTCAGCCGTCGTCGCGGCCGATGGCGCGATGAGCGATGTCGCGACGATAGGCGGCGTCGGGCCAGTCGATCTCAGCCACGCCCCGGTAGGCCAGGTCCCTGGCCGCCGACACTCCTTCGCCCAAGGCCGTCACACAGAGTACCCGACCGCCGGCGGTGACCACCTCGTTGCCCTCGCCAAACCGAGTACCAGCATGGAAGACCTTGCAGCCGGTGGCTTCGGCAGCCTCGAGGCCGGTGATGACATCGCCCTTGCGATAGTCGTCGGGATAACCGCCGGCGGCCATCACCACCCCCACGGCATCGCGCTCATCCCAGTCGCAGGCGAGCCCTTCGAGTTCTCCCCGGGCACCGGCCAGGCACAGCTCGGCGAGATCCGAGGTCAGGCGCATCATGATCGGCTGGGTCTCGGGGTCGCCGAAACGACAGTTGTACTCGATCACCTTGGGATTGCCTTCGGCGTCGATCATCAGGCCCGCATAGAGAAAGCCGGTATAGGGGTGGCCTTCCTCGGCCATGCCCTGCACCGTGGGCTCGATGACACGGGCCATGATCCGCTCATGGATCTCCCGGGTGACCACCGGCGCCGGCGAATAGGCGCCCATGCCGCCGGTGTTGGGTCCGGCATCGCCATCGAGGGCACGCTTGTGATCCTGGCTGGTGGCCATGGGCAGCACCGTCCGGCCATCGACCATGACGATGAAGCT contains these protein-coding regions:
- a CDS encoding phosphoribulokinase, coding for MSREYPIIAVTGSSGAGTTTVKRTFERMFAREDVHAAFVDGDAFHRYTRQELARMFREEPERKDELSHFAVEANLLDKLEELFLEYGENGVGTYRHYIHAEDKSMIEAGYQVGTFTEWQSLPSGTDLLFYEGLHGGLVTAEHDIARHVDLLVGVAPTMNLEWIQKIDRDIQARGYTQEAVIDTILGRMDDYVRYILPQFSRTHINFQRVPTVDTSNPFEVQDIPTDAESFVVIRFRDPATVDFPYLLAMIQDSFMSRPHTLVVPGSRLSLAMELILAPLVRHLLAQRRFR
- a CDS encoding acyl-CoA thioesterase codes for the protein MERVRLEFPEADIRHRHPMSVRITDMNYGRHLGHDAAVSLMHEARVQALASLGLSEGDMEGYLCVVADLAVQYQTESRWPDSLVVDTAIPAPSRKAIAVYHRLRRESDARSVATARLNLMLIDPDTGRPAPVPATLADRLMGND
- the purD gene encoding phosphoribosylamine--glycine ligase, with amino-acid sequence MKVLIIGGGGREHALAWKVAQSPRVETVHVAPGNAGTAREPGLENVAIGVDDLEGLVAFARDEGIELTIVGPEAPLVDGVVDRFREAGLAIFGPTAGAAQLEGSKAFTKDFLSRHAIPSAEYRTFVAVEPALDYLAEKGAPIVIKADGLAAGKGVIVAMTEAEAEAAIRDMLEDNAFGDAGARVVIEEFLEGEEASFIVMVDGRTVLPMATSQDHKRALDGDAGPNTGGMGAYSPAPVVTREIHERIMARVIEPTVQGMAEEGHPYTGFLYAGLMIDAEGNPKVIEYNCRFGDPETQPIMMRLTSDLAELCLAGARGELEGLACDWDERDAVGVVMAAGGYPDDYRKGDVITGLEAAEATGCKVFHAGTRFGEGNEVVTAGGRVLCVTALGEGVSAARDLAYRGVAEIDWPDAAYRRDIAHRAIGRDDG